One stretch of Oncorhynchus gorbuscha isolate QuinsamMale2020 ecotype Even-year linkage group LG21, OgorEven_v1.0, whole genome shotgun sequence DNA includes these proteins:
- the LOC124008804 gene encoding B-cell receptor CD22-like isoform X3, with amino-acid sequence MENTMLCVLLLLSILIYCGHCDEDDAQPRATLRITPQGLYSGETVTLTCSVESDSSWSYKWYKDRNDYVASQSERRTITGDTLTISRAAESDQGLYWCQGERRSRPTSSQSSNFITLTVSALPTASVSISPQGLLHSGETVSMQCDISDYTDWTYIWYIGNNLHSSTTVKTITTLSNQAGQYRCAGVRTGRPQWSQVSVFLPVRVTDYQPSTSLTSDKEDVFTGDRVTLSCTAESPGWKFYWYRHRLDSTPETTTSGYSYTLSRVSVSDGGQYWCRAGRGDPVYYTLYSDPFQIHVTERPVAVLTLQPNWTQIFIRETVTMRCDIQGGGDSDWNYRWYKNSQLVISFNTKPEYRISPVYWSNSGSYTCEGVKGDKFSKTSDAVQLNVSDQPQPVLSISPRWLNPGDSVTLSCEVDKTSTGWRFSWYRTVPYRAGLLSLSDKSYSLQPLSDNVTSEDSYTLIPAGPTHTGRYVCRAGRGDPVYYTLYSEPQFLWSGDLQPSVSLRISPNTTQHFRSKSLSLSCELKGNSTGWRLMRYTERGVESGCVSHWGSITGSTCTISYSDTGDSGVYWCESGSGEYSNAVNITVDAGDVILESPVHPLTEEDSVTLRCKYWTTSSNIKADFYKDGILIKNETTGEMTIPTVSKSDEGFYTCKYPDKGESPESWMTVRVVAPGSSTPVLVGVVVGLVVAGVLLVILLVLLWRFKNAKGSCFNRIFLHPKTQCTNQDPQQDQGSTQGQAPDAGYTCLQHGGGHVYDMINPSDNYNNDAAAPPSHVTYAQIQLKMLDNKKKEKPADPKESPVYSEVKTGKATTAGPVNVTYAEVVLQKKTKAKKKRETTTPPETDSVYSQLKPGTTPGP; translated from the exons ATGGAGAACACAATGCTCTGTGTGCTGCTCT TGCTGAGTATCCTCATCTACTGTGGACACTGTGATGAAGATGATG CTCAGCCCAGAGCCACATTGAGAATCACTCCTCAGGGTCTCTACTCTGGAGAGACAGTTACTCTGACGTGTTCAGTAGAGTCTGACAGTAGCTGGAGCTATAAGTGGTACAAAGACAGGAATGATTATGTAGCATCCCAGTCTGAAAGACGCACTATAACAGGAGACACCCTCACCATCAGTAGAGCTGCTGAGTCTGACCAGGGTCTCTActggtgtcagggagagagaagatCCAGACCCACATCTTCACAATCAAGTAACTTTATTACCCTCACTGTGTCTG CTCTGCCCACGGCCTCAGTGAGTATCTCTCCTCAGGGTCTCCTTCACTCTGGAGAGACAGTCAGCATGCAGTGTGACATTTCAGACTACACAGACTGGACGTACATCTGGTATATAGGCAACAACCTCCATTCCAGTACGACTGTTAAAACCATCACCACTCTGTCTAACCAGGCTGGTCAGTACAGATGTGCTGGGGTAAGGACAGGTCGGCCTCAGTGGTCTCAAGTCAGTGTTTTCCTCCCCGTCAGAGTCACTG ATTATCAGCCGTCGACATCACTGACTTCAGACAAAGAGGACGTATTCACAGGAGACAGAGTGACACTGAGCTGTACTGCAGAGTCTCCTGGATGGAAGTTTTACTGGTACAGACACAGACTAGACTCTACACCAGAAACCACAACCTCTGGATACTCCTACACACTCAGCAGGGTCAGTGTCTCTGATGGAGGACAGTACTGGTGCAGAGCTGGGAGAGGAGACCCAGTCTACTACACCCTGTACAGTGACCCATTCCAGATACATGTTACTG AGAGACCTGTTGCTGTTCTGACCCTCCAACCCAACTGGACCCAGATATTCATTAGAGAGACTGTTACTATGAGATGTGacatacagggaggaggagactcTGACTGGAACTACAGATGGTATAAGAATAGTCAGTTAGTGATCTCCTTTAACACAAAGCCTGAGTACAGAATCAGTCCTGTCTACTGGTCTAACAGTGGATCATATACCTGTGAGGGTGTAAAGGGAGACAAGTTCTCCAAGACCAGTGATGCTGTACAACTGAATGTGTCTG ATCAACCCCAACCTGTCCTGAGTATCTCTCCTCGGTGGCTGAACCCTGGAGACTCAGTGACTCTGAGCTGTGAAGTTGACAAGACGTCTACAGGCTGGAGGTTCTCCTGGTACAGGACTGTTCCCTACAGAGCTGGGTTACTCTCCCTATCAGACAAGTCTTACTCTCTACAGCCCCTATCTGACAATGTGACTAGTGAAGACTCCTACACTCTGATCCCTGCTGGTCCTACTCACACAGGAAGATATGTGTGTAGAGCTGGGAGAGGAGACCCAGTCTATTACACACTCTACAGTGAACCTCAGTTTCTCTGGTCAGGAG ATCTGCAGCCTTCAGTGTCTCTCAGAATAAGTCCCAACACAACTCAACACTTTAGATCAAAGTCTCTCTCACTGAGCTGTGAGCTGAAGGGGAACTCTACTGGATGGAGACTGatgagatacacagagagaggagtagagtcaGGGTGTGTCTCTCACTGGGGATCAATAACAGGGTCCACATGTACCATCAGTTACTCAGACACAGGGGACAGTGGAGTGTACTGGTGTGAGTCTGGATCAGGAGAGTACAGTAATGCTGTCAACATCACAGTGGATG CTGGTGATGTGATCCTGGAGAGCCCTGTCCATCCCCTGACTGAAGAAGACTCTGTGACTCTGCGCTGCAAATACTGGACAACCAGCTCAAACATCAAGGCTGATTTCTACAAAGATGGAATACTCATCAAGAATGAGACCACAGGAGAGATGACCATCCCTACAGTATCCAAGTCCGATGAAGGATTCTACACATGCAAATACCCTGACAAGGGAGAATCACCAGAGAGCTGGATGACAGTAAGAG TCGTAGCTCCTGGATCCTCTACACCAGTCCTAGTAGGAGTGGTTGTGGGTCTGGTTGTTGCTGGTGTTCTACTGGTCATTCTCCTCGTCCTGCTGTGGAGATTTAAAAACGCCAAAG GTTCCTGTTTTAACAGAATATTCTT gcaCCCCAAGACCCAGTGTACCAACCAGGACCCCCAACAGGACCAAGGATCTACCCAGGGTCAGGCTCCTGATGCTGGGTATACATGTCTGCAGCATG GTGGTGGTCATGTCTATGATATGATCAATCCCTCAGACAACTATAATAATG ATGCTGCTGCTCCACCAAGTCATGTGACGTACGCCCAGATTCAACTCAAAATGTTGGACAATAAAAAGAAGG AAAAGCCAGCTGATCCAAAAGAAAGTCCAGTCTACTCTGAGGTGAAGACAGGGAAAGCCACAA CAGCTGGACCTGTTAATGTGACCTATGCTGAGGTTGTCCTCCAAAAGAAGACCAAAGCCAAGAAGAAGAGAG AAACAACAACCCCACCTGAGACAGATTCAGTCTATTCTCAACTGAAGCCAGGCACAACCCCAG GTccttga
- the LOC124008804 gene encoding B-cell receptor CD22-like isoform X1 — protein sequence MENTMLCVLLLLSILIYCGHCDEDDAQPRATLRITPQGLYSGETVTLTCSVESDSSWSYKWYKDRNDYVASQSERRTITGDTLTISRAAESDQGLYWCQGERRSRPTSSQSSNFITLTVSALPTASVSISPQGLLHSGETVSMQCDISDYTDWTYIWYIGNNLHSSTTVKTITTLSNQAGQYRCAGVRTGRPQWSQVSVFLPVRVTDYQPSTSLTSDKEDVFTGDRVTLSCTAESPGWKFYWYRHRLDSTPETTTSGYSYTLSRVSVSDGGQYWCRAGRGDPVYYTLYSDPFQIHVTERPVAVLTLQPNWTQIFIRETVTMRCDIQGGGDSDWNYRWYKNSQLVISFNTKPEYRISPVYWSNSGSYTCEGVKGDKFSKTSDAVQLNVSDQPQPVLSISPRWLNPGDSVTLSCEVDKTSTGWRFSWYRTVPYRAGLLSLSDKSYSLQPLSDNVTSEDSYTLIPAGPTHTGRYVCRAGRGDPVYYTLYSEPQFLWSGDLQPSVSLRISPNTTQHFRSKSLSLSCELKGNSTGWRLMRYTERGVESGCVSHWGSITGSTCTISYSDTGDSGVYWCESGSGEYSNAVNITVDAGDVILESPVHPLTEEDSVTLRCKYWTTSSNIKADFYKDGILIKNETTGEMTIPTVSKSDEGFYTCKYPDKGESPESWMTVRVVAPGSSTPVLVGVVVGLVVAGVLLVILLVLLWRFKNAKGSCFNRIFLHPKTQCTNQDPQQDQGSTQGQAPDAGYTCLQHGGGHVYDMINPSDNYNNDAAAPPSHVTYAQIQLKMLDNKKKEKPADPKESPVYSEVKTGKATTAAGPVNVTYAEVVLQKKTKAKKKRETTTPPETDSVYSQLKPGTTPGP from the exons ATGGAGAACACAATGCTCTGTGTGCTGCTCT TGCTGAGTATCCTCATCTACTGTGGACACTGTGATGAAGATGATG CTCAGCCCAGAGCCACATTGAGAATCACTCCTCAGGGTCTCTACTCTGGAGAGACAGTTACTCTGACGTGTTCAGTAGAGTCTGACAGTAGCTGGAGCTATAAGTGGTACAAAGACAGGAATGATTATGTAGCATCCCAGTCTGAAAGACGCACTATAACAGGAGACACCCTCACCATCAGTAGAGCTGCTGAGTCTGACCAGGGTCTCTActggtgtcagggagagagaagatCCAGACCCACATCTTCACAATCAAGTAACTTTATTACCCTCACTGTGTCTG CTCTGCCCACGGCCTCAGTGAGTATCTCTCCTCAGGGTCTCCTTCACTCTGGAGAGACAGTCAGCATGCAGTGTGACATTTCAGACTACACAGACTGGACGTACATCTGGTATATAGGCAACAACCTCCATTCCAGTACGACTGTTAAAACCATCACCACTCTGTCTAACCAGGCTGGTCAGTACAGATGTGCTGGGGTAAGGACAGGTCGGCCTCAGTGGTCTCAAGTCAGTGTTTTCCTCCCCGTCAGAGTCACTG ATTATCAGCCGTCGACATCACTGACTTCAGACAAAGAGGACGTATTCACAGGAGACAGAGTGACACTGAGCTGTACTGCAGAGTCTCCTGGATGGAAGTTTTACTGGTACAGACACAGACTAGACTCTACACCAGAAACCACAACCTCTGGATACTCCTACACACTCAGCAGGGTCAGTGTCTCTGATGGAGGACAGTACTGGTGCAGAGCTGGGAGAGGAGACCCAGTCTACTACACCCTGTACAGTGACCCATTCCAGATACATGTTACTG AGAGACCTGTTGCTGTTCTGACCCTCCAACCCAACTGGACCCAGATATTCATTAGAGAGACTGTTACTATGAGATGTGacatacagggaggaggagactcTGACTGGAACTACAGATGGTATAAGAATAGTCAGTTAGTGATCTCCTTTAACACAAAGCCTGAGTACAGAATCAGTCCTGTCTACTGGTCTAACAGTGGATCATATACCTGTGAGGGTGTAAAGGGAGACAAGTTCTCCAAGACCAGTGATGCTGTACAACTGAATGTGTCTG ATCAACCCCAACCTGTCCTGAGTATCTCTCCTCGGTGGCTGAACCCTGGAGACTCAGTGACTCTGAGCTGTGAAGTTGACAAGACGTCTACAGGCTGGAGGTTCTCCTGGTACAGGACTGTTCCCTACAGAGCTGGGTTACTCTCCCTATCAGACAAGTCTTACTCTCTACAGCCCCTATCTGACAATGTGACTAGTGAAGACTCCTACACTCTGATCCCTGCTGGTCCTACTCACACAGGAAGATATGTGTGTAGAGCTGGGAGAGGAGACCCAGTCTATTACACACTCTACAGTGAACCTCAGTTTCTCTGGTCAGGAG ATCTGCAGCCTTCAGTGTCTCTCAGAATAAGTCCCAACACAACTCAACACTTTAGATCAAAGTCTCTCTCACTGAGCTGTGAGCTGAAGGGGAACTCTACTGGATGGAGACTGatgagatacacagagagaggagtagagtcaGGGTGTGTCTCTCACTGGGGATCAATAACAGGGTCCACATGTACCATCAGTTACTCAGACACAGGGGACAGTGGAGTGTACTGGTGTGAGTCTGGATCAGGAGAGTACAGTAATGCTGTCAACATCACAGTGGATG CTGGTGATGTGATCCTGGAGAGCCCTGTCCATCCCCTGACTGAAGAAGACTCTGTGACTCTGCGCTGCAAATACTGGACAACCAGCTCAAACATCAAGGCTGATTTCTACAAAGATGGAATACTCATCAAGAATGAGACCACAGGAGAGATGACCATCCCTACAGTATCCAAGTCCGATGAAGGATTCTACACATGCAAATACCCTGACAAGGGAGAATCACCAGAGAGCTGGATGACAGTAAGAG TCGTAGCTCCTGGATCCTCTACACCAGTCCTAGTAGGAGTGGTTGTGGGTCTGGTTGTTGCTGGTGTTCTACTGGTCATTCTCCTCGTCCTGCTGTGGAGATTTAAAAACGCCAAAG GTTCCTGTTTTAACAGAATATTCTT gcaCCCCAAGACCCAGTGTACCAACCAGGACCCCCAACAGGACCAAGGATCTACCCAGGGTCAGGCTCCTGATGCTGGGTATACATGTCTGCAGCATG GTGGTGGTCATGTCTATGATATGATCAATCCCTCAGACAACTATAATAATG ATGCTGCTGCTCCACCAAGTCATGTGACGTACGCCCAGATTCAACTCAAAATGTTGGACAATAAAAAGAAGG AAAAGCCAGCTGATCCAAAAGAAAGTCCAGTCTACTCTGAGGTGAAGACAGGGAAAGCCACAA CAGCAGCTGGACCTGTTAATGTGACCTATGCTGAGGTTGTCCTCCAAAAGAAGACCAAAGCCAAGAAGAAGAGAG AAACAACAACCCCACCTGAGACAGATTCAGTCTATTCTCAACTGAAGCCAGGCACAACCCCAG GTccttga